CTTTATATATCCTTCTTCAAGTAATATTTCTGCTATTGATTTCTTTAAATTAGACGCCGGAATGTCAACTGAAAGATGTCTTGCTGAGTTAGCATTTCTTATTCTTGTTAACATATCAGCGATTGGATCTGTGATTTGCATTCGTCATGCCTCCTTCCGTTTAAATAAGACTGTCAAGCCTTATCTCTTACGCAACATAATTTTTACCAACTTGCCTTTTTAACACCAGGAATTTGTCCTTTGTAAGCTAATTCTCTGAAACAAATTCTGCAGATGCCAAATTTTCTAAGATATGCATGCGGTCTTCCGCAAATTTTACATCTATTATAAAATCTTGTTGAAAACTTAGGTGTTCTTTGTTGTTTTAAAATCATCGCTTTTTTAGCCACTATTAAGAACCTCCCTTCAGGTTAGTTTTTAGCAAATGGAGCGCCCATAAGAGTTAATAACTCTTTTGCTTCTTCATCTGTTTTAGCGGTAGTAACAAAATTGATGTCCATACCTCTTAATTTTTCAATTTTATCGTATTCGATTTCAGGGAAAATAAGCTGTTCCTTAAGTCCCATAGAGTAATTACCTCTTCCATCGAATGAGTTAGGGTTAATTCCTCTGAAGTCTCTAACTCTTGGTAGTGCTACGTTAAATAATCTGTCAAGGAATTCGTACATTCTCTTGCCTCTTAATGTAACTTTGCAACCAAGTTTCATTCCTTCTCTAACCTTAAAGTTTGAAACTGATTTTTTCGCTGTTGTTATAATAGGCTGTTGACCTGTTATAATAGCAAGTTCTGAAACAGCAGCATCTAAAAGTTTGGAATTATCTTTAGAATCCCCGGCTCCGATATTGATTGTTATTTTATCAAGTTTTGGAATTTCCATAACATTTTTATAACCGAACTTTTCTTTAAGTGCTTTCGCAACTTCGTTCTTGTAGTATTCTTCTAATCTTGCCATAATTGTAAATCCTCCTTCCCAAACTTTTAGTTATCAATAACTTCGTTACATTTTTTACAGAATCTAACTTTTGTGCCGTCTGCAAGAACTTTTTTACCAACTTTTGCAGCGTTTTTGCACTTATCACAAACATACATAACTTTAGAAGCACTGATTGGAGCTTCCTGTTTAACGATACCGCCAACATCTCCCTGCTTTCTTGCTTTAGTATGTTTTGTAGCAATGTTGATACCTTCAACAATTACTTTACCTGTTTTAGGCATTACAACAAGAACTTTACCTTCCTTGCCTTTATCCTTACCGGATATAACCTTAACAGTTTCACCTTTTTTAACGTGAATTTTATTAATCATCTCTAATTTACCCCCCTTACAGTACTTCAGGTGCAAGAGATAAAATCTTCATGTATTCTTTATCACGTAGTTCTCTTGCAACAGGGCCAAAAATACGGGTTCCTTTAGGGTTTTTATCATCTTTGATGATAACTGCCGCATTTTCGTCAAATTTTATATATGAGCCGTCGGCTCTGCCAACGCCTTTTTTAGATCTTACGATAACTGCTTTAACAACTTCGCTTTTTTTCACAACTCCGCCGGGTGTTGCTTTCTTAACAGTAGCAATGATAACATCGCCAACGTTAGCGTACTTTCTTTTAGAACCACCCATAACTCTGATGCAAAGAAGTTCTTTAGCGCCGGTGTTGTCAGCAACTTTTAATCTTGTTTCTTGCTGGATCATAATTATCCTCCTTCTTTTACTAAGTTAGGATTATTTTGCTTTTTCGATTATTGAAACTAATCTCCATCTCTTGTCTTTAGATAGAGGTCTTGTTTCCATAACCTTAATTCTATCTCCTACTTTACATTCATTGTTTTCGTCGTGTGCTTTAAGTTTATATGTTCTCTTAACAACCTTTCCGTATAAAGGATGCTTAACGCTATCAACCACAGCAACAACAACGGTTTTGTCCATTTTATCACTTACTACTATACCTACTCTAGTTTTTCTGAAATTTCTTTCGGACATTTTAAACCCTCCTTACTGAATTAGTTAGCGTTTTTGATTTCCCTCTCACGAAGGACTGTTTTAATCTGCGCTATATTTTTCTTAACTTCCTTTATTCTCATAGGATTGTCAAGTTGGTTTATTTCTAATTGGAATCTTAAATTGAATAATTCTGATTTAAGTTCAGCTAATTTTTGATTTAATTCA
This DNA window, taken from Clostridia bacterium, encodes the following:
- the rpsQ gene encoding 30S ribosomal protein S17, translated to MSERNFRKTRVGIVVSDKMDKTVVVAVVDSVKHPLYGKVVKRTYKLKAHDENNECKVGDRIKVMETRPLSKDKRWRLVSIIEKAK
- the rplE gene encoding 50S ribosomal protein L5, producing the protein MARLEEYYKNEVAKALKEKFGYKNVMEIPKLDKITINIGAGDSKDNSKLLDAAVSELAIITGQQPIITTAKKSVSNFKVREGMKLGCKVTLRGKRMYEFLDRLFNVALPRVRDFRGINPNSFDGRGNYSMGLKEQLIFPEIEYDKIEKLRGMDINFVTTAKTDEEAKELLTLMGAPFAKN
- a CDS encoding type Z 30S ribosomal protein S14; its protein translation is MAKKAMILKQQRTPKFSTRFYNRCKICGRPHAYLRKFGICRICFRELAYKGQIPGVKKASW
- the rplN gene encoding 50S ribosomal protein L14 — encoded protein: MIQQETRLKVADNTGAKELLCIRVMGGSKRKYANVGDVIIATVKKATPGGVVKKSEVVKAVIVRSKKGVGRADGSYIKFDENAAVIIKDDKNPKGTRIFGPVARELRDKEYMKILSLAPEVL
- the rpmC gene encoding 50S ribosomal protein L29; protein product: MKFNEIIEMADVELNQKLAELKSELFNLRFQLEINQLDNPMRIKEVKKNIAQIKTVLREREIKNAN
- the rplX gene encoding 50S ribosomal protein L24 yields the protein MNKIHVKKGETVKVISGKDKGKEGKVLVVMPKTGKVIVEGINIATKHTKARKQGDVGGIVKQEAPISASKVMYVCDKCKNAAKVGKKVLADGTKVRFCKKCNEVIDN
- the rpsH gene encoding 30S ribosomal protein S8; the protein is MQITDPIADMLTRIRNANSARHLSVDIPASNLKKSIAEILLEEGYIK